In the Candidatus Binatia bacterium genome, AGAGCTGCTTCGGGCAATTGCCAAGGTACAGCGGGGATTGGTGGAGGAACCGATTGCCCGCTTGCCCTGTGGTGTGGCAGCCATCGATACCCTGCTCCAAGGTGGCTGGCCGCGCGGGCGGCTGAGCGAACTTTACGGCACGCGTTCCTGTGGGAAGACCACTTTGGCTTTGCACCTGCTTGCGGCAGTGACGGGCCGGAGAGAAATCGGTGCATGGATCGATGCGGCCGATGCTGTTCATCCGTTGTCGCTCGTGGCTGCGGGGGTGGATTTATCCCGCGTGCTTTGGGTGCGTCCGCGTTCGTTCCCGGAAGCGCTCCGCAGTGCCGAGGTTGTACTTTCTACGAAGGGGATTGCATTAGTGGTTCTCGACTGCGGTGAGCGCGCAGCGCGTTTCCCCAGTCGTGCCGCTTGGCTGCGGTTGCAACGTGCCGCAGCACGGTCGCACGCTGTGTTGTTGCTGCTTGCGCCGCACAGTTTGGCTGGCAGTTTTGCTGCGTTGCGCTTGCGCCTACAAGCCAATGGAGGGCAGTGGGTGCGGGCTGGCCAGAGAGAGTTTTTAGAAGGGCTGCGGGCTTTTGTTGTTGTCGAGCGCAACCGCATCGGGCGTGAAAACCAGCGGCTCGGTTGGGAGGTGCGTTGGCCGTCTGCTGTCGGTAGCGCGGGGCTGGGTGTGTAAGCGTGCACGCGAGGTGTTTTCCTGGAGGCAGGGGCTGTGCGGATTGCCTGTCTTTATGTTCCCGAATTTCCCTTGGCTGCGTGGCTGCGCGCCGAACCCGAACTGCGCACGCAAGCAGTCGTTGTTGTGGAGCGACTCGATCCGCGCAGCCCCCTGTTAGCAACATCGCGCGCTGCATGGCGCTGGGGCATTGGCCCCGGCATGCGACTCAGCCAAGCACAGAGCCTGTGCCGCACGTTGGTGGTTCGGCCCTGCAGTCGCTTGTTGCAAGAAAGTGCCCGCGCCGCACTGATGGACGCCGCTAGTTCTTGCTCTCCCTTGGTCGAGCCCGCAGAGGACGGCGTGGTGTACATCGGTCTAGAAGGGCTCATTGGCCACTGGTGTCGTACGGAGACCCAATGGGCAAGCCAACTCTCTGCACGTTGCGAACGCCTCGGCGTGCCGGCCCGCGTAGCAGTAGCCAGCACGAAAACGGCAGCCTTGCTGGCTGCGATGCGCCGAGAAGGCGTAACGGTGTTGGACCCAGCGGAAGAAGCCACTTTTCTTGCGCCGGTACCGATTGCGGCTTTGCGCCCGAGCCCACCCTTGCTTGCTACCTTGGAGCGCTGGGGTATCCACACCATCGGCCAACTCGTGCAACTCCCCTTGGAGGCTGTAGGCACGCGCTTGGGGCCGGAGGGGATTGCGCTGATCCGCCGCGCTCGCGGAGAAGAGCTCCAGCCATTGCAACCGCGTCCGTGTCCAATGGTGTTTGAGGAGGGCATGGAGTTCGATTACGAGATCGACTCTCTCGAACCTTTAACCTTCGTGCTGCGAGCGCTGCTCGACCGAGTCACGGCGCGCCTGGTAGCACGTGGGTTTGCCTGTGCAGCCTTGCAACTGGGCATGCATTTGTCGGGCACAGGTTGGGAGGATCGCACAGTTGCCGTGGCATACCCAAACAACGAGGTCAAAGCCCTGCTCGCCTTGTTGCGTGTGCATCTCGAGCAGCAGCCTCCGCAAAATGCCATCGATGCCGTACGGTTGCGGGCGCGCCCCGAGATGCTGCGTGCAAGTCAGCTCGACTTATTTCGCCCGCCAGGCCCACCCTCGGCTAGCCTGGCCGCCATGCTCGCACAACTTTCCGCTTTGTGTGGCAGCGAGCGCGTGGGAAGCCCAACGGTGTTGGCCACGCATCGTCTCGACGGTGACGGCATGGTCCCCTTCGGCACGCGCGGGAACTGGCAGAGCGCCGCGCCTCCCCCGAGCGCACTACCACCACTGGCCTTGCGCCGTTTTCGCCCGCCGCTTCCCGTGAAAGTGTTTTCCGAGCGTGAACGGCCGGAGTTCGTGCGCGGTCCTGGATTCGGTGGTCGCGTAGTGTCCTGGGGTGGCCCGTGGCGCATCCGTACGGAGTGGTGGAGCGAAGCGACGTATGTGCGCGATTACTACGACGTGCAACTGAGCGACGGTGGGCTTTACCGCCTCTTTCGCGATGAGCAACGGCAACAATGGTTTGCGGATGGGGTGTATGACTGACAGCGCTCGTGTTCGGGACATGCTTTGCCGGAAAGGGCAGCAACGATGAACTACGTCGAGCTCCGCTGTCATTCGGCATTTCACTTTCTCGCCGCCGCTTCCTTGCCGGAAGACCTCGTTGCCCGCGCGGCTGCTCTCGGGTACGACGTGTGTGCTCTAGGCGATGCCGACGGCGTGTACGGTGCCCCGCGCTTTTACCGGGCCGCACGCGAGGCTGGGATCCGGCCGTTAGTGGGCTGTGAGTTGACACTACGGCGCTGGGGTGAGGAAGGCCAATCCACGCGCCGCCCGCCCACACACTTGTATGTGTTGGTGGCTACTCGCACAGGTTACAGCAATCTGTGCCGTTTAATCACCCAGAACAAGCGCAAGTTTCCCAAGGGGGCAGCCGTGCTCACATGGGAAGAATTGACGGGGTTTACCGATGGGCTCATTTGTCTGGCCCGCGACGCATTGTTTCCCGAACCGTTTTGCTTTGCCCCCGAAGCCCTGCAAACACTTCGCCGCTTGTTCCCTGGCCGTTTGTATCTCGAACTCCACCGCCACGGTGATCCGGCAGAGGAGCGCCACAACCGCATTCTGTGCGACGTGGCAGCCCGCTTCGGTGTGCCCCTCGTGGCCACCAACGACGTGCGTTACGCCGTACCCGAGCTGCAATCCCTCTGCGACGTGCTCACCTGCATTCGCCACCACACCACGATCGATGCCGCCGGATGGCTGCTCGAGCGCAATGCCGAGCGTTACCTCAAACCGCCAGCAGAGATGGAGCAACTGTTCAGCGATTTTCCGGCGGCCGTCCGCAATACACGGGCGATTGCCGAGCAATGCGAATTTACCCTCGCCAACTTGGGTTATCGTTTCCCGGAATATCCCGTGCCGGCAGGGCAAACAGCGCAAGAGCATTTGCGGGAGTTGGTCTACCGCGGTGCGCGTGAAAGTTACCGTTGCCTGACGGCAAAAGTGCGGGGCCAGCTCGAACACGAGCTGCATGTAATCGGCAAACTCGGGTTAGCAGGATATTTTTTGATCGTTTGGGACATTGTTCGCTTTTGCCGCGAGCAAGGAATCCTCGCACAAGGGCGCGGCTCTGCCGCCAACAGTGCCGTATGTTACGCCTTGGGGATCACGGCAGTCGATCCGGTGGGGATGGAGCTTCTCTTCGAACGCTTCCTTTCGGAAGAACGGGGTGAATGGCCGGATATCGACATTGACCTTCCAAGCGGCGACCAGCGCGAGCGCGTGCTGCAGTATGTGTATGGCCGTTACGGTCCTCATGGCGCTGCCATGACCGCCAATGTGATCACCTACCGCTTGCGCAGTGCCGTGCGGGAAGTGGGGAAAGCGTTGGGGTTTTCGTTGGAGCAGCTCGACCGTTTGGCCAAGTTCCTTCACCGCTTCGAATTCCGTGATGCGCACGACAACGACCTCCCGGCTCACATGCATGCGGCTGGGCTCGACCCACAGGCCCCCCGATCGCGTTTGCTCGTGCAACTCGTCGAGCGCATTTTGCACCTCCCGCGCCACTTGGGTCAGCATTCTGGCGGAATGATTATCGCGGCCGGGCGGCTCGACGAAATCGTGCCCTTGGAGCCCGCGCGCATGCCCGGGCGTGTGGTCGTGCAGTGGGACAAGGACGATTGTGCCGACCTTGGAATCATCAAGGTCGACTTGCTCGGCCTCGGCATGATGGCCGTTTTGGAGGAAGCGTTACCGCTGGTCCGCCAGCACGAAGGCGTGGAGATCGACCTCGCTCACTTGCCCCCCAACGACCCCAAAACTTACGCGCAACTGCAGCAAGCCGACACGGTCGGCGTCTTCCAAGTAGAAAGCCGCGCGCAGATGGCCACGTTGCCGCGTCTCCGGCCACGGTGTTTTTACGACTTGGTGGTGGAGGTGGCCCTGATCCGCCCCGGACCGATTGTTGGTCAAATGGTGCATCCTTACCTGCGCCGCCGCGCCGGACGCGAACCGATTACGTACCCCCATCCGTCGCTCGAACCTATTCTGCGGCGCACCCTTGGGGTGCCGTTGTTTCAAGAACAGTTGCTACGTATTGCCATGACGGTGGCCGGCTTCTCGGGTGGCGAAGCCGAAGAGCTCCGGCGGGCCATGGGGTTTAAGCGCTCGCTCGAACGGATGCGCGCCATCGAAGCCAAACTGCGTGCCGGCATGGCTGCCCGCGGCATCGTCGGCAAAACGGCGGAAGAAATCGTGCGCAGCATTACCTCGTTTGCTCTTTATGGGTTCCCTGAATCACATGCTGCCAGCTTTGCCTTGTTGGCGTATGCTTCGGCATACCTCAAGGCACACCATCCCGCAGCGTTTACTTGCGCCTTGCTGAACA is a window encoding:
- a CDS encoding DNA recombination/repair protein RecA, which gives rise to MPTLPQFAPAESREELLRAIAKVQRGLVEEPIARLPCGVAAIDTLLQGGWPRGRLSELYGTRSCGKTTLALHLLAAVTGRREIGAWIDAADAVHPLSLVAAGVDLSRVLWVRPRSFPEALRSAEVVLSTKGIALVVLDCGERAARFPSRAAWLRLQRAAARSHAVLLLLAPHSLAGSFAALRLRLQANGGQWVRAGQREFLEGLRAFVVVERNRIGRENQRLGWEVRWPSAVGSAGLGV
- a CDS encoding DNA polymerase Y family protein, which encodes MRIACLYVPEFPLAAWLRAEPELRTQAVVVVERLDPRSPLLATSRAAWRWGIGPGMRLSQAQSLCRTLVVRPCSRLLQESARAALMDAASSCSPLVEPAEDGVVYIGLEGLIGHWCRTETQWASQLSARCERLGVPARVAVASTKTAALLAAMRREGVTVLDPAEEATFLAPVPIAALRPSPPLLATLERWGIHTIGQLVQLPLEAVGTRLGPEGIALIRRARGEELQPLQPRPCPMVFEEGMEFDYEIDSLEPLTFVLRALLDRVTARLVARGFACAALQLGMHLSGTGWEDRTVAVAYPNNEVKALLALLRVHLEQQPPQNAIDAVRLRARPEMLRASQLDLFRPPGPPSASLAAMLAQLSALCGSERVGSPTVLATHRLDGDGMVPFGTRGNWQSAAPPPSALPPLALRRFRPPLPVKVFSERERPEFVRGPGFGGRVVSWGGPWRIRTEWWSEATYVRDYYDVQLSDGGLYRLFRDEQRQQWFADGVYD
- a CDS encoding error-prone DNA polymerase; amino-acid sequence: MNYVELRCHSAFHFLAAASLPEDLVARAAALGYDVCALGDADGVYGAPRFYRAAREAGIRPLVGCELTLRRWGEEGQSTRRPPTHLYVLVATRTGYSNLCRLITQNKRKFPKGAAVLTWEELTGFTDGLICLARDALFPEPFCFAPEALQTLRRLFPGRLYLELHRHGDPAEERHNRILCDVAARFGVPLVATNDVRYAVPELQSLCDVLTCIRHHTTIDAAGWLLERNAERYLKPPAEMEQLFSDFPAAVRNTRAIAEQCEFTLANLGYRFPEYPVPAGQTAQEHLRELVYRGARESYRCLTAKVRGQLEHELHVIGKLGLAGYFLIVWDIVRFCREQGILAQGRGSAANSAVCYALGITAVDPVGMELLFERFLSEERGEWPDIDIDLPSGDQRERVLQYVYGRYGPHGAAMTANVITYRLRSAVREVGKALGFSLEQLDRLAKFLHRFEFRDAHDNDLPAHMHAAGLDPQAPRSRLLVQLVERILHLPRHLGQHSGGMIIAAGRLDEIVPLEPARMPGRVVVQWDKDDCADLGIIKVDLLGLGMMAVLEEALPLVRQHEGVEIDLAHLPPNDPKTYAQLQQADTVGVFQVESRAQMATLPRLRPRCFYDLVVEVALIRPGPIVGQMVHPYLRRRAGREPITYPHPSLEPILRRTLGVPLFQEQLLRIAMTVAGFSGGEAEELRRAMGFKRSLERMRAIEAKLRAGMAARGIVGKTAEEIVRSITSFALYGFPESHAASFALLAYASAYLKAHHPAAFTCALLNNWPMGFYHPATIVKDAQRHGVRVLPIDVTRSTWRCSLERMAAGEGSRLCLRLGLKYVRGLRAEAGERIVRERETKPFASLEDFVHRCALRESELATLAEIGALAAFGHTRRSALWQAAAVARGPLFAAATEQDHNNEVEPSPLPEMLPVERTLADLKGSGVTVGPHLMAHWRAQLEARGFVPARTLPHCHHGQWVKVAGHVIVRQRPGTAKGFCFLTLEDETGLANVVLTPAFFERHRTLLLTAPLLEVEGYLQHVDGVIHVRAQRLHRLALSQALTSSELTSDA